From Melanotaenia boesemani isolate fMelBoe1 chromosome 12, fMelBoe1.pri, whole genome shotgun sequence, a single genomic window includes:
- the LOC121650116 gene encoding CCR4-NOT transcription complex subunit 9-like yields the protein MLATGAAVTNVTALAQVDREKIYQWINELSSPETRENALLELSKKRESVPDLAPMLWHSCGTIAALLQEIVNIYPSINPPTLTAHQSNRVCNALALLQCVASHPETRSAFLAAHIPLFLYPFLHTVSKTRPFEYLRLTSLGVIGALVKTDEQEVINFLLTTEIIPLCLRIMESGSELSKTVATFILQKILLDDTGLAYICQTYERFSHVAMILGKMVLQLSKEPSARLLKHVVRCYLRLSDNLRAREALRQCLPDQLKDSTFAQVLKDDTTTKRWLAQLVKNLQEGQVTDARGIPLAPQ from the exons ATGCTGGCGACGGGAGCG GCTGTAACTAACGTCACAGCCCTGGCCCAGGTAGATCGTGAGAAGATTTACCAGTGGATCAATGAGTTGTCCAGCCCAGAGACCAGAGAAAATGCTTTGCTGGAGCTCAGCAAGAAGCGTGAATCTGTGCCAGACCTGGCACCGATGCTCTGGCACTCCTGTGGTACTATTGCTGCCCTGTTACAG gaaattgtgaacatctatccatccataAACCCTCCTACACTCACAGCCCACCAGTCGAACAGAGTATGTAATGCCCTGGCACTTCTGCAGTGTGTCGCCTCGCATCCAGAGACACG GTCAGCTTTTCTCGCAGCTCACATTCCTCTGTTCCTTTATCCTTTTCTGCACACTGTGAGCAAAACGCGCCCGTTTGAGTATCTGCGACTTACCAGCCTCGGAGTCATAG GTGCGTTGGTCAAAACAGATGAACAAGAAGTCATTAACTTCCTTCTCACCACTGAAATCATCCCACTCTGTCTCCGCATTATGGAATCGGGCAGCGAGCTCTCCAAGACG GTTGCTACTTTCATACTGCAGAAGATACTGTTGGATGACACTGGGCTGGCTTATATATGTCAGACTTATGAACGTTTCTCCCATGTGGCCATGATTCTt ggGAAAATGGTGCTGCAGCTCTCCAAAGAACCGTCGGCACGACTGCTGAAACATGTTGTTCGCTGCTATCTTCGCCTGTCGGATAACCTCAG AGCCAGAGAGGCCCTGCGTCAGTGTTTACCAGACCAGCTGAAGGACAGCACCTTCGCCCAAGTGCTGAAGGATGACACCACCACCAAACGTTGGCTCGCACAGCTGGTGAAGAACCTGCAAGAAGGCCAAGTCACTGATGCCAGAGGCATCCCACTCGCTCCTCAGTGA
- the usp37 gene encoding ubiquitin carboxyl-terminal hydrolase 37 isoform X1: MATLVPKLSSGCVIRIRCTSQDLGTTKWREGTFEILEKDNKVNLCLRFSCGGACKTFQLNQNVKSISLVASRIVLSLKDNIVITLDKLPMSLAQRTKEYLEKLKQGKSGVLKSFHGSANFSILGNRAMKNESSPSGDKQSPNMFQTTPRRQSAEGREDTTPRKPLSSPSRAVSTPTRTGLSENRSEKRKRLLTSDSDLTEDYPKENDSSSHNKATSDPSRKFLLSCKEKLKQAEENRSSAPLGAAPLQPTSFYGSRSVTKDYGQSHSFLDRPASTGQTSTAKRSLILPNHSTPFKKARPSLDYGGWNKQRPTTLSQSQPPLQGFSNLGNTCYMNSILQSLFSLPSFSNDMLKQSIPWKKVPINALLRRFAHLMAKKDVGCPETKKDLLRKVKNAISSTAERFSGNMQNDAHEFLSQCLDQLKDDVEKMNKSFANDASTSLSCDSSQEATSLAVRVEPGEEADTSRIYTCPVAANMEFEVQHTITCKGCGEVVTKREQFNDLSIDLPRRKKTLPLRSIQDSLDLFFRMEEIEYSCEKCNGKAATVTHKFSKLPRVLILHLKRYSFNAQLSLNSKLGQQVVIPRYLTLLSHCTESTRPPISLGCQASMSKTLKTSHSVSSSTGSLRRTGGKVGNNICTSILLDSDCEEDLNRKVNASRKRRLSICLPEDDNHLEERGAAMDPADFNGINDDEMMAAVLEMSRQEAGLSAPPPLEDEPTSSPDTGFGDTDVHDLAYNKDPLETDNKQPADVLDSLDLTMDENKENQTPEGVQQQGELDWVQQYSYDQEREEQELQQALAQSLQEQEAQEMREDDDLKRATELSLQEFNNSLTELLCSDEDSGNEDVLDMEYTEAEAENLKKNAETGELANSYRLISVVSHIGSSSSSGHYISDVYDMKKQSWLTYNDLDVSRTQESAVQRDRDRSGYIFFYMHKDVFEQLSEMERSGASGTSEAGRNVLQPL, translated from the exons ATGGCAACCTTAGTGCCCAAACTCTCCAGTGGTTGCGTTATCAGGATCCGCTGCACCAGCCAAGATCTGGGCACTACCAAATGGAGAGAGGGAACTTTTGAGATTCTGGAAAAGGACAACAAAGTTAACCTGTGTCTAAGATTCAGCTGTGGTGGAGCCTGCAAGACCTTCCAG CTGAACCAGAATGTGAAAAGTATTTCCCTGGTGGCAAGCCGGATCGTGTTGTCCTTAAAAGACAACATTGTCATCACCTTGGATAAGTTGCCCATGTCTTTGGCTCAGAGGACAAAAGAATACCTGGAAAAGCTGAAGCAGGGAAAGTCAG gagTTTTAAAGTCATTCCATGGAAGTGCAAACTTCAGCATACTTGGTAACCGTGCTATGAAAAATGAGAGCAGCCCATCAGGGGACAAACAG TCTCCTAACATGTTTCAGACAACACCAAGGCGGCAGAGTGCAGAAGGCCGAGAAGACACAACACCACGGAAACCTCTGAGTAGCCCGAGCAGAGCAGTGTCCACACCCACTCGCACCGGACTGTCTGAAAATAG GAGTGAGAAGAGAAAGAGACTCCTGACCTCCGACAGCGACCTCACCGAGGACTACCCCAAGGAAAACGACTCCTCAAG ccacAACAAGGCCACTTCAGACCCATCCAGAAAGTTTCTTTTGAGCTGCAAAGAAAAGCTGAAGCAAGCTGAAGAGAACAGGAGCTCAG CTCCGCTGGGCGCAGCCCCACTTCAGCCAACGTCATTCTACGGTAGCCGATCTGTAACTAAAGACTACGGACAGAGCCATTCTTTTCTGGACAG ACCTGCCAGTACTGGACAGACCTCCACAGCCAAGAGAAGCCTTATTCTCCCCAACCACTCCACTCCCTTCAAGAAAGCACGACCCTCTTTGGACTACGGTGGCTGGAACAAGCAGAGACCCACCACTCTGTCTCAGTCACAGCCCCCACTGCAAGG CTTTTCCAATCTGGGGAACACTTGCTACATGAACTCCATCCTACAGTCCCTCTTCAGTCTCCCCTCGTTCTCCAACGACATGCTCAAACAGAGCATCCCGTGGAAGAAGGTGCCCATCAATGCCTTGCTCAG ACGTTTCGCTCACCTTATGGCCAAGAAGGACGTGGGCTGTCCAGAGACGAAAAAGGACCTGTTGAGGAAAGTGAAGAATGCCATCTCTTCCACAGCTGAGCGTTTCTCTGGAAATATGCAGAAT GATGCTCATGAGTTCTTGAGTCAGTGTTTGGACCAGCTGAAGGATGATGTGGAGAAGATGAACAAGAGCTTTGCAAACGATGCTTCCACATCATTGTCGTGTGACAGCAGTCAGGAGGCCACATCATTGGCAGTCAGGGTAGAACCTGGCGAAGAGGCAGACACCTCCCGCATCTACACCTGCCCTGTGGCGGCCAACATGGAGTTTGAGGTGCAACACACCATCACCTGCAAAGG CTGTGGTGAGGTGGTGACCAAACGGGAGCAGTTCAACGACTTGTCCATCGACCTGCCTCGCAGAAAGAAGACTCTGCCACTTCGTTCCATTCAGGACTCTCTGGATCTCTTTTTCAGG atggAAGAGATTGAGTACTCGTGTGAAAAGTGCAATGGGAAAGCCGCAACAGTTACTCATAAATTCAGCAAACTACCCAG AGTGCTCATCCTGCACCTAAAACGTTACAGTTTTAACGCTCAGCTGTCCCTGAACAGCAAACTGGGCCAGCAGGTGGTGATCCCTCGATACCTGACGCTGCTGTCGCACTGCACCGAATCTACAAGACCCCCCATTAGTCTCGGCTGCCAAGCATCCAT GTCCAAAACACTTAAAACATCACACTCGGTCAGCTCCTCTACAGGATCTCTACG AAGGACTGGAGGTAAAGTTGGCAACAACATCTGCACTTCTATACTTTTGGACTCTGACTGTGAAGAGGACCTGAACAGAAAGGTGAACGCAAGCCGCAAACGACGTCTCAGCATCTGTCTGCCTGAAGACGATAACCATCTAGAGGAG AGGGGAGCAGCAATGGACCCTGCAGATTTCAATGGTATAAACGATGATGAAATGATGGCTGCTGTGTTGGAGATGAGCCGCCAAGAGGCTGGGCTTTCTGCGCCACCTCCCCTGGAGGATGAGCCAACGAGTAGCCCTGATACGGGGTTCGGGGACACAGATGTCCATGACCTGGCCTACAACAAAGATCCACTGGAAACAGACAACAAACAGCCTGCAG ATGTGCTGGATTCCCTGGATTTGACCATGGATGAAAATAAGGAGAACCAGACTCCAGAAGGCGTGCAGCAGCAGGGGGAGTTGGACTGGGTCCAGCAGTACAGTTATGATCAGGAGAGGGAGGAACAGGAGCTGCAGCAGGCTCTGGCCCAGAGCCTCCAGGAACAA GAAGCCCAAGAGATGAGAGAAGATGATGATCTGAAGAGGGCCACTGAGCTCAGTTTGCAAG AGTTTAACAACTCTCTGACTGAGCTGCTGTGTTCAGATGAGGATTCTGGAAATGAAGATGTGCTGGATATGGAGTACACTGAAGCAGAAGCAGAGAACCTGAAGAAAAATGCCGAG ACCGGAGAATTGGCCAACTCTTACAGACTCATCAGTGTTGTCAGTCACATCGGGAGCAGCTCCTCTTCTG GTCATTACATCAGTGACGTCTATGATATGAAGAAACAGTCGTGGTTGACCTACAATGACCTGGACGTGTCGCGCACACAAGAATCAGCTGTCCAGCGAGACCGTGACCGCAGTGGATACATCTTCTTCTACATGCACAA AGATGTGTTTGAACAGCTGTCTGAGATGGAGCGATCTGGAGCCAGCGGCACATCAGAGGCAGGAAGGAACGTCCTGCAGCCCCTCTGA
- the usp37 gene encoding ubiquitin carboxyl-terminal hydrolase 37 isoform X2 translates to MATLVPKLSSGCVIRIRCTSQDLGTTKWREGTFEILEKDNKVNLCLRFSCGGACKTFQLNQNVKSISLVASRIVLSLKDNIVITLDKLPMSLAQRTKEYLEKLKQGKSGVLKSFHGSANFSILGNRAMKNESSPSGDKQTTPRRQSAEGREDTTPRKPLSSPSRAVSTPTRTGLSENRSEKRKRLLTSDSDLTEDYPKENDSSSHNKATSDPSRKFLLSCKEKLKQAEENRSSAPLGAAPLQPTSFYGSRSVTKDYGQSHSFLDRPASTGQTSTAKRSLILPNHSTPFKKARPSLDYGGWNKQRPTTLSQSQPPLQGFSNLGNTCYMNSILQSLFSLPSFSNDMLKQSIPWKKVPINALLRRFAHLMAKKDVGCPETKKDLLRKVKNAISSTAERFSGNMQNDAHEFLSQCLDQLKDDVEKMNKSFANDASTSLSCDSSQEATSLAVRVEPGEEADTSRIYTCPVAANMEFEVQHTITCKGCGEVVTKREQFNDLSIDLPRRKKTLPLRSIQDSLDLFFRMEEIEYSCEKCNGKAATVTHKFSKLPRVLILHLKRYSFNAQLSLNSKLGQQVVIPRYLTLLSHCTESTRPPISLGCQASMSKTLKTSHSVSSSTGSLRRTGGKVGNNICTSILLDSDCEEDLNRKVNASRKRRLSICLPEDDNHLEERGAAMDPADFNGINDDEMMAAVLEMSRQEAGLSAPPPLEDEPTSSPDTGFGDTDVHDLAYNKDPLETDNKQPADVLDSLDLTMDENKENQTPEGVQQQGELDWVQQYSYDQEREEQELQQALAQSLQEQEAQEMREDDDLKRATELSLQEFNNSLTELLCSDEDSGNEDVLDMEYTEAEAENLKKNAETGELANSYRLISVVSHIGSSSSSGHYISDVYDMKKQSWLTYNDLDVSRTQESAVQRDRDRSGYIFFYMHKDVFEQLSEMERSGASGTSEAGRNVLQPL, encoded by the exons ATGGCAACCTTAGTGCCCAAACTCTCCAGTGGTTGCGTTATCAGGATCCGCTGCACCAGCCAAGATCTGGGCACTACCAAATGGAGAGAGGGAACTTTTGAGATTCTGGAAAAGGACAACAAAGTTAACCTGTGTCTAAGATTCAGCTGTGGTGGAGCCTGCAAGACCTTCCAG CTGAACCAGAATGTGAAAAGTATTTCCCTGGTGGCAAGCCGGATCGTGTTGTCCTTAAAAGACAACATTGTCATCACCTTGGATAAGTTGCCCATGTCTTTGGCTCAGAGGACAAAAGAATACCTGGAAAAGCTGAAGCAGGGAAAGTCAG gagTTTTAAAGTCATTCCATGGAAGTGCAAACTTCAGCATACTTGGTAACCGTGCTATGAAAAATGAGAGCAGCCCATCAGGGGACAAACAG ACAACACCAAGGCGGCAGAGTGCAGAAGGCCGAGAAGACACAACACCACGGAAACCTCTGAGTAGCCCGAGCAGAGCAGTGTCCACACCCACTCGCACCGGACTGTCTGAAAATAG GAGTGAGAAGAGAAAGAGACTCCTGACCTCCGACAGCGACCTCACCGAGGACTACCCCAAGGAAAACGACTCCTCAAG ccacAACAAGGCCACTTCAGACCCATCCAGAAAGTTTCTTTTGAGCTGCAAAGAAAAGCTGAAGCAAGCTGAAGAGAACAGGAGCTCAG CTCCGCTGGGCGCAGCCCCACTTCAGCCAACGTCATTCTACGGTAGCCGATCTGTAACTAAAGACTACGGACAGAGCCATTCTTTTCTGGACAG ACCTGCCAGTACTGGACAGACCTCCACAGCCAAGAGAAGCCTTATTCTCCCCAACCACTCCACTCCCTTCAAGAAAGCACGACCCTCTTTGGACTACGGTGGCTGGAACAAGCAGAGACCCACCACTCTGTCTCAGTCACAGCCCCCACTGCAAGG CTTTTCCAATCTGGGGAACACTTGCTACATGAACTCCATCCTACAGTCCCTCTTCAGTCTCCCCTCGTTCTCCAACGACATGCTCAAACAGAGCATCCCGTGGAAGAAGGTGCCCATCAATGCCTTGCTCAG ACGTTTCGCTCACCTTATGGCCAAGAAGGACGTGGGCTGTCCAGAGACGAAAAAGGACCTGTTGAGGAAAGTGAAGAATGCCATCTCTTCCACAGCTGAGCGTTTCTCTGGAAATATGCAGAAT GATGCTCATGAGTTCTTGAGTCAGTGTTTGGACCAGCTGAAGGATGATGTGGAGAAGATGAACAAGAGCTTTGCAAACGATGCTTCCACATCATTGTCGTGTGACAGCAGTCAGGAGGCCACATCATTGGCAGTCAGGGTAGAACCTGGCGAAGAGGCAGACACCTCCCGCATCTACACCTGCCCTGTGGCGGCCAACATGGAGTTTGAGGTGCAACACACCATCACCTGCAAAGG CTGTGGTGAGGTGGTGACCAAACGGGAGCAGTTCAACGACTTGTCCATCGACCTGCCTCGCAGAAAGAAGACTCTGCCACTTCGTTCCATTCAGGACTCTCTGGATCTCTTTTTCAGG atggAAGAGATTGAGTACTCGTGTGAAAAGTGCAATGGGAAAGCCGCAACAGTTACTCATAAATTCAGCAAACTACCCAG AGTGCTCATCCTGCACCTAAAACGTTACAGTTTTAACGCTCAGCTGTCCCTGAACAGCAAACTGGGCCAGCAGGTGGTGATCCCTCGATACCTGACGCTGCTGTCGCACTGCACCGAATCTACAAGACCCCCCATTAGTCTCGGCTGCCAAGCATCCAT GTCCAAAACACTTAAAACATCACACTCGGTCAGCTCCTCTACAGGATCTCTACG AAGGACTGGAGGTAAAGTTGGCAACAACATCTGCACTTCTATACTTTTGGACTCTGACTGTGAAGAGGACCTGAACAGAAAGGTGAACGCAAGCCGCAAACGACGTCTCAGCATCTGTCTGCCTGAAGACGATAACCATCTAGAGGAG AGGGGAGCAGCAATGGACCCTGCAGATTTCAATGGTATAAACGATGATGAAATGATGGCTGCTGTGTTGGAGATGAGCCGCCAAGAGGCTGGGCTTTCTGCGCCACCTCCCCTGGAGGATGAGCCAACGAGTAGCCCTGATACGGGGTTCGGGGACACAGATGTCCATGACCTGGCCTACAACAAAGATCCACTGGAAACAGACAACAAACAGCCTGCAG ATGTGCTGGATTCCCTGGATTTGACCATGGATGAAAATAAGGAGAACCAGACTCCAGAAGGCGTGCAGCAGCAGGGGGAGTTGGACTGGGTCCAGCAGTACAGTTATGATCAGGAGAGGGAGGAACAGGAGCTGCAGCAGGCTCTGGCCCAGAGCCTCCAGGAACAA GAAGCCCAAGAGATGAGAGAAGATGATGATCTGAAGAGGGCCACTGAGCTCAGTTTGCAAG AGTTTAACAACTCTCTGACTGAGCTGCTGTGTTCAGATGAGGATTCTGGAAATGAAGATGTGCTGGATATGGAGTACACTGAAGCAGAAGCAGAGAACCTGAAGAAAAATGCCGAG ACCGGAGAATTGGCCAACTCTTACAGACTCATCAGTGTTGTCAGTCACATCGGGAGCAGCTCCTCTTCTG GTCATTACATCAGTGACGTCTATGATATGAAGAAACAGTCGTGGTTGACCTACAATGACCTGGACGTGTCGCGCACACAAGAATCAGCTGTCCAGCGAGACCGTGACCGCAGTGGATACATCTTCTTCTACATGCACAA AGATGTGTTTGAACAGCTGTCTGAGATGGAGCGATCTGGAGCCAGCGGCACATCAGAGGCAGGAAGGAACGTCCTGCAGCCCCTCTGA